The following coding sequences are from one Paenibacillus sp. FSL R5-0912 window:
- a CDS encoding copper amine oxidase N-terminal domain-containing protein, with protein sequence MRTTKLSKLIVCSTLAFGIGAAVPALTNYSTKTASASPAESPTAKVIIDGKQMAFQGQGAVVMQGATLVPMREVFSKLGATLSWNQGTKTVTAIKGSTKIVLTIGSQSAKVNNNKVTLTKEAVVLNGATLVPLRFISEALGAKVSWDQKASVATITSAAQSAPSAPTTPAAPTTPSAPAVSNSGGTGTQVGNLFVKYGTHTYESKTQAEYDKVMEIVANNIKDYKTNPFYSNFTQMSDPEFSRGVSAGLAQTDVYTGGLLTSYYEGVHEVTQALKSMREHGVPTDLAVEAYTIFSIGSKATQANSAPSNNVNIRSAYQSLVEGLNDCDSWANALIAHYDAAGFNTQIRANSTHATGYVQINNAWYSIDGGLNYVGTSVPSPAGTYQYTAPTF encoded by the coding sequence ATGAGGACTACTAAATTGTCGAAGCTCATAGTCTGTTCAACGCTTGCCTTCGGTATCGGTGCTGCTGTTCCAGCTCTAACAAACTATAGCACTAAAACTGCATCGGCAAGCCCAGCGGAGTCACCAACCGCAAAAGTCATAATAGACGGAAAGCAAATGGCGTTCCAAGGTCAGGGCGCTGTGGTAATGCAGGGTGCAACGCTCGTTCCGATGCGGGAGGTATTCAGTAAGCTAGGGGCAACCTTAAGCTGGAACCAAGGCACCAAGACAGTAACGGCGATCAAGGGTTCAACTAAAATCGTTCTCACAATAGGCAGCCAGTCAGCCAAAGTAAACAACAACAAGGTAACCCTCACAAAGGAAGCAGTAGTCCTCAACGGAGCTACACTCGTCCCTTTGCGCTTCATCAGCGAGGCCCTCGGAGCCAAGGTTTCTTGGGATCAGAAGGCAAGTGTGGCAACGATAACAAGCGCTGCACAGTCAGCCCCTTCTGCACCAACGACTCCAGCTGCACCAACGACTCCCTCAGCACCAGCCGTCAGTAATAGCGGGGGTACTGGAACTCAGGTTGGCAATCTCTTCGTCAAATACGGCACCCACACTTACGAGTCCAAGACCCAAGCTGAGTACGACAAAGTAATGGAGATCGTAGCCAATAATATTAAAGATTATAAAACAAATCCCTTCTACTCTAATTTCACACAGATGAGTGACCCTGAGTTCAGTAGAGGAGTTTCAGCGGGTTTGGCTCAAACTGATGTTTACACAGGCGGCTTGTTAACCTCGTATTACGAGGGGGTACATGAGGTAACTCAAGCTCTCAAGTCCATGCGCGAGCACGGCGTACCCACAGACCTAGCAGTCGAGGCCTACACCATCTTCTCAATAGGGTCAAAAGCGACACAGGCGAACAGCGCTCCCTCAAATAACGTAAATATACGCTCAGCGTACCAGAGTTTGGTTGAAGGACTAAACGATTGCGATAGCTGGGCAAATGCCCTAATAGCGCACTATGACGCGGCTGGATTCAACACTCAGATACGGGCGAACAGTACGCATGCAACGGGCTACGTCCAGATAAACAATGCATGGTACTCCATAGACGGAGGGCTGAACTACGTAGGCACAAGTGTACCTTCCCCTGCAGGAACCTACCAGTACACCGCCCCAACCTTCTAA
- a CDS encoding lytic transglycosylase domain-containing protein has translation MKWLRKKRVLLLLFIGFTAILFLGTNWMSWFYPIHYKDEIRKHSLTYEMDPFLVASIIRVETNFKTGRESKKGAIGLMQLMPDTAKWALEKAKLPEVSLERLKEEPSSNIELGTWYLSTLSRQFDGNRTAVIAAYNAGPGKVQSWLDEGRWDGTEASVKDIPFGETRHYVQRVIYYYDQYTELYSEF, from the coding sequence ATGAAGTGGTTGCGCAAAAAAAGAGTACTGCTGTTGCTGTTTATTGGCTTTACAGCGATCCTGTTCCTGGGCACCAATTGGATGTCTTGGTTTTATCCGATACATTATAAAGATGAGATCCGCAAACACAGCCTTACTTATGAGATGGACCCGTTCCTGGTGGCATCAATTATCCGGGTTGAGACCAATTTCAAGACCGGACGCGAATCCAAAAAAGGTGCAATCGGACTGATGCAGCTGATGCCGGATACCGCCAAGTGGGCGCTGGAAAAGGCCAAGCTTCCTGAAGTGTCGCTTGAGCGGCTAAAAGAAGAGCCATCCTCCAATATCGAACTGGGTACCTGGTATTTGTCTACGCTTTCCCGGCAGTTTGACGGCAACCGGACAGCGGTTATAGCCGCCTATAATGCCGGACCCGGCAAAGTACAGAGCTGGCTGGATGAAGGCCGGTGGGACGGAACAGAAGCGTCTGTGAAGGATATCCCGTTCGGAGAGACCCGTCACTATGTACAGCGTGTCATCTATTATTATGACCAATACACAGAGCTCTACAGTGAATTCTGA
- a CDS encoding manganese efflux pump, translating into MLSPLLSLLLLAFALSLDGFGVGITYGLRKMKIPLLSIMIISLCSGVVICVSMQVGVLLAKVVSPHAASSIGAVILVLMGCWSLFQMLTQKEKEQGEAELGAGDGLPDRQALLETAAAAIREDAGPLKPAVFSLELRHLGVVIQILRTPSSADMDASGSISSMEAMVLGIALSLDAFGAGLGAALLGFSPVSTSLMIAVFSGTFLLLGMKTGLRLSGSYWMKHAAVLPALLLIAMGIMKLL; encoded by the coding sequence GTGCTTAGCCCATTGTTGTCACTGCTGCTGCTTGCGTTTGCTCTTAGTTTGGACGGATTTGGTGTAGGCATTACATATGGACTGCGTAAAATGAAAATTCCTTTGCTCTCAATTATGATTATCTCGCTCTGTTCGGGGGTAGTCATTTGTGTGTCTATGCAGGTCGGCGTCCTGCTGGCCAAGGTGGTCTCACCGCATGCCGCTTCCAGTATCGGAGCGGTTATTCTCGTCTTGATGGGTTGCTGGTCACTATTTCAGATGCTGACACAGAAAGAGAAGGAGCAGGGGGAAGCAGAGCTGGGAGCCGGAGACGGGCTGCCAGACCGGCAGGCCTTGCTGGAGACGGCTGCCGCTGCGATTAGGGAAGATGCGGGACCGCTGAAGCCGGCTGTATTCTCGCTGGAGCTCCGGCATCTGGGGGTAGTCATTCAGATCCTCCGCACCCCGTCTTCCGCCGATATGGATGCTTCCGGGAGTATCTCCTCCATGGAAGCCATGGTCCTGGGCATTGCATTGTCGCTGGATGCCTTCGGTGCCGGTCTCGGCGCTGCGCTGCTCGGGTTCAGCCCGGTGTCGACCTCGCTGATGATCGCTGTGTTCAGCGGAACATTTCTGCTGCTGGGGATGAAGACAGGACTAAGATTGTCAGGCAGCTACTGGATGAAGCATGCGGCTGTTCTGCCGGCGTTATTATTGATTGCAATGGGTATAATGAAGCTATTATGA
- a CDS encoding DNA adenine methylase, whose protein sequence is MERRKQSRIKSLSGHPRSIINYLGGKANLIENIVPLIEYIAQAEGLTEYIEATGGGARMLLNLPQSLFVRRVYNEIDPGLSSLFYCLGHREMTYSLIDMLEGWGIEEERYLFARSEHESWQTDSSLFYNSDFDRVYAAGVTFVVNTQSTASTRGSFDKTILSANRQASYMKRVRSLHLYSSTLEGVNVSNQSIFALLSQPRDWSKSFVYIDPPYTVDEMLSTEHYGVHSFSNQDHEKLVDLLLNHDAKIGLSGYANSIYSRLETNGWKKLFLRRVPISSSGTKGRFQDEYIWLNVDIPQVLIDMVADENYRLMD, encoded by the coding sequence ATGGAAAGGCGAAAGCAGTCACGCATCAAATCGTTGAGTGGGCATCCCCGCAGTATTATCAATTATCTAGGGGGAAAGGCGAATCTAATTGAAAATATCGTTCCTCTAATCGAGTACATAGCCCAAGCAGAAGGGCTCACTGAATACATTGAGGCTACTGGCGGAGGCGCACGCATGCTACTTAACCTGCCACAATCGCTTTTTGTACGCAGAGTATATAACGAGATTGATCCTGGACTATCGTCTTTGTTTTACTGCCTTGGTCATAGAGAGATGACCTATAGTCTTATTGACATGCTAGAGGGCTGGGGTATTGAAGAGGAGCGCTATCTGTTTGCACGTTCCGAGCATGAATCTTGGCAGACGGATTCTTCACTGTTCTATAACTCTGATTTCGACCGTGTTTATGCCGCTGGGGTAACATTTGTGGTGAACACGCAATCAACTGCCTCGACACGAGGCAGTTTCGACAAAACAATATTATCTGCCAATCGCCAAGCGTCATATATGAAAAGAGTCCGTTCTCTGCACCTGTATTCTTCAACGCTAGAAGGGGTAAACGTCAGCAATCAGTCAATCTTTGCCCTGCTTTCTCAACCTCGGGACTGGTCTAAATCTTTCGTGTATATTGATCCTCCGTACACAGTTGATGAGATGCTTAGTACAGAGCATTACGGTGTGCATTCCTTCTCCAATCAAGACCACGAGAAGCTGGTTGACTTGCTCTTAAACCACGATGCAAAAATAGGACTAAGCGGGTATGCAAACAGTATTTACTCTAGGCTAGAGACGAATGGTTGGAAAAAGCTCTTCTTACGGAGAGTTCCTATCTCGAGTTCGGGCACCAAAGGTCGGTTTCAGGATGAGTACATTTGGCTAAACGTGGACATTCCTCAGGTTCTTATCGACATGGTTGCCGATGAAAACTATCGTTTAATGGATTAA
- the coaE gene encoding dephospho-CoA kinase (Dephospho-CoA kinase (CoaE) performs the final step in coenzyme A biosynthesis.) — protein sequence MIMGLTGGIASGKSTVSALFVAKGAALVDADVIAREVMLPGHPVLAAAVQAFGETILQPDGTLDRPRLGEIVFRDPEALQTLNHLTHPAIRTEIKDRMYALDQEDPQRLVIVDIPLLYESQLDNLFDHIIVVYVPRRVQLARLMARNGMTLEQAENRLKSQMDIELKRRKAYYVIDNSGDPGATERQVASLWDRLGLL from the coding sequence ATGATTATGGGCTTAACCGGAGGGATTGCTTCCGGAAAAAGCACCGTGTCCGCACTGTTTGTCGCCAAGGGAGCTGCTCTGGTGGATGCCGATGTCATCGCCAGAGAGGTTATGCTCCCCGGACATCCGGTGCTGGCCGCTGCTGTACAGGCTTTTGGAGAGACGATTCTGCAGCCGGACGGAACATTGGACCGGCCGAGGCTGGGGGAGATCGTTTTCCGGGATCCGGAAGCACTTCAGACCTTGAACCATCTGACGCATCCGGCGATCCGTACAGAAATTAAGGACCGTATGTATGCGTTAGATCAGGAAGATCCGCAGCGGCTGGTTATTGTGGATATTCCGCTGCTCTATGAATCACAGCTGGACAATTTATTCGATCATATTATTGTGGTATATGTGCCCCGCAGAGTCCAGTTGGCCAGGCTCATGGCGCGGAATGGAATGACGCTGGAACAAGCCGAGAACCGGCTGAAATCGCAGATGGACATCGAACTAAAGCGCAGGAAAGCCTACTACGTGATCGACAATAGCGGTGATCCCGGAGCTACGGAGCGGCAGGTTGCCAGCCTGTGGGACAGGCTGGGCCTCTTATGA
- the nrdR gene encoding transcriptional regulator NrdR, which yields MKCPYCDHTNTKVLDSRPANENKSIRRRRECELCSRRFTTFEMIEETPLIVIKKDGSREEFSRDKILRGLIRACEKRPVSVERLEVIVSEVEKSLRGIALAEIESRQIGELVMEQLYPVDEVAYVRFASVYRQFKDINMFMKELKGLLSKGTEELDGL from the coding sequence ATGAAATGCCCTTACTGTGATCACACCAATACCAAAGTGCTTGACTCCCGTCCAGCCAATGAGAATAAGTCCATCCGCCGCAGGCGCGAATGCGAACTGTGCAGCCGCCGTTTCACCACCTTCGAAATGATTGAAGAAACCCCGCTGATCGTCATCAAAAAAGACGGCAGCCGCGAAGAGTTCAGCCGTGACAAAATCCTCCGTGGCCTCATCCGCGCCTGTGAGAAGCGTCCCGTTTCTGTAGAGCGCCTGGAAGTCATCGTATCCGAGGTTGAGAAAAGCCTGCGCGGCATCGCCCTGGCCGAGATCGAGAGCCGCCAGATCGGCGAGCTGGTCATGGAGCAGCTCTACCCTGTAGACGAGGTAGCTTACGTCCGCTTCGCGTCCGTGTACCGCCAGTTCAAGGACATCAACATGTTTATGAAGGAACTGAAGGGACTGCTCTCTAAGGGGACTGAGGAGCTGGACGGGCTGTAG
- a CDS encoding alpha/beta-type small acid-soluble spore protein — MSQNNSSNNLVAPNSRGALEQLKFEVAQELGITLSPDGYQGNKTSYENGSIGGYITKRLVTLAEQQLAGQYK, encoded by the coding sequence ATGAGCCAAAACAACAGCTCCAATAACCTGGTAGCTCCAAATTCACGCGGTGCCTTGGAACAACTGAAATTCGAAGTTGCCCAAGAACTAGGTATCACCCTCTCCCCAGATGGATACCAAGGCAATAAAACTTCTTACGAAAACGGTTCGATCGGTGGTTACATCACTAAACGTCTTGTAACCCTGGCTGAACAGCAATTGGCAGGTCAATACAAATAA
- the mutM gene encoding DNA-formamidopyrimidine glycosylase — translation MPELPEVETVRRTLNDLITGKQIEHVTVRLPRIIQRPDDIQAFAHMLAGHSVVTVERRGKFLRFVFDGLVMVSHLRMEGRYGVYREGEPLDKHTHVIFHFSDGTELRYTDVRQFGTMHLFQPGEDLLLKPLNKLGQEPLDADFTLERFKQIVSKRSTKIKPLLLNQEYIVGIGNIYVDESLHRAGIHPEETANSLSEDHLARLHHAIVATLTEAVNAGGSSVKSYVNGQGESGNYQDQHRIYGRKDQPCATCGTLIEKSVVGGRGTHYCPSCQPVPVQTR, via the coding sequence ATGCCGGAACTGCCGGAAGTCGAAACAGTCAGAAGAACACTTAATGATTTAATTACAGGCAAGCAGATAGAGCATGTCACCGTCCGGCTGCCGCGGATTATTCAGCGCCCGGATGATATTCAGGCTTTTGCCCATATGCTGGCAGGCCATAGCGTAGTAACGGTTGAGCGCAGAGGCAAGTTCCTGCGGTTCGTCTTCGATGGACTTGTGATGGTCTCCCATCTGCGGATGGAAGGCCGTTACGGGGTGTACCGGGAGGGCGAGCCGCTGGACAAGCATACTCATGTGATTTTCCATTTCTCCGACGGTACGGAGCTGCGTTATACCGATGTGCGCCAGTTCGGAACGATGCATCTGTTCCAGCCGGGTGAGGATCTGCTGCTGAAGCCGCTGAATAAGCTGGGACAGGAACCGCTGGATGCGGATTTCACCCTGGAGCGTTTCAAGCAGATTGTCTCGAAGAGAAGTACCAAAATTAAGCCGCTCTTGCTGAATCAGGAATATATCGTCGGTATCGGTAATATTTATGTGGATGAATCCCTGCACCGTGCCGGCATTCATCCGGAAGAAACCGCAAACTCCCTCTCGGAGGACCATCTGGCCAGGCTGCATCATGCGATCGTTGCAACCTTGACAGAGGCGGTGAATGCGGGAGGCTCCTCAGTGAAGTCGTATGTCAACGGCCAGGGGGAGAGCGGGAATTACCAGGATCAGCACCGCATATACGGACGCAAGGATCAGCCTTGCGCTACCTGCGGAACGTTGATTGAGAAAAGTGTTGTCGGCGGCCGGGGCACGCATTATTGTCCGAGCTGCCAGCCAGTACCGGTGCAGACAAGGTAA